The segment TGGCACTAAAGGCAACCGCCCTACTCAACCGTCCCTAGAACTGGCCCTGGTGGAGAGCCCAGATGGAGTATCAGGAGATATGCGTTAGGGAGGAAAATGCCTTCTAGAGTGCTCCCTGGTTCTGGGATAGGAGGGAATAATGTGCTACAGCATACTTTCAAGAATACAGCATACTCAGCTGGATGGACCTCAGTCCCCATTCCTCAAGAGGGGCCCCCAGAACCTTCCCTTGGAGGAACCAGTCAAATGGTGTTTAAGTAACTGAGGAGagggggggcagctgggcaggAGTTAAGAGAAACAAGGTGTCAGACATGAGTTACATTTGCTGCTTCCTCTATTGCTGCTGCCGAGTAACTGACCTGCCACggctggaggtggggcagaggaggagggtcTCTAGTCAGCTGTTCTGGGGGAAATGGGATGGGTTTTTGGCAGCAGCACTTTACTGCAGCTCCAAacctcagagcccagcagggagcTATCCTAGAAGAAAAGCCAGACAGTATCAGCAGCCTCTTGGCTCATGGGGGCTTTGTGAGCCTCCTCCAGGTGGGAATCCCAGTGAGAGGAGAGGATTAAGGTGGCACATGGGTCCAGGGTGCAGCTGTTCTATCTATGATGTAAGAGGACCCCATTCACCTCACCTCTCCCCAGCTTCAGTGCTGGGAGCAAGTGAGCCCCTTGAAAGCACAGTGGCTTTAACAGCAAAGGTAACGGATCAACCAAGACTTAGGACAAAGTTTTGTACATCATTGACTTGGGCAGCGGCAGAGCTGGTCTGCGACTGCTCCCCCAGCTTGTGCGTACCACAGTGACCCTTCTCCCTGTTCAGGGCTACTTGCCCATTCTGGGAGCTCCCATCCTTTGAGTTCATTGGACCCCAGTAACACTAAGTGGTTATACCTACAGGAAGAGCCTGTTGCTGCATTACTCCATGCTAGTCTCTGCCAGCTAAACAGCTGCTAATGTGAGGAAAGGTTCCTCTCTGAACTGTCACTGTGAGGGTTGCGTTGCTGGTTTCTGTAAACACCAAGTGACGGAGCTGCAAATCTGCGCTCCTTTGAGTCTTTCAAGTGGCAGCTAGGTTAggattctgtttccagctctgcggGTCAGATTTTCAGGGTGGTAGATTTCAGTGGGTAATACCTCCCCTTCCATGTCTTCCAGAAGATGCCCTGTTTCCGCTCATGCTTCTGGCGGGGGATGGAGCGGAAGTACTTTCCGTTGAGGTTGCCATGGCCACAAGTGCTGAACCACCAGCCTCCTGACAGGTGCTTGGCACAGTTAGTGTCAGCTTTGAAATCGTTGTCCTGATCTCGAGTGGAGAAGGGCAGCTGTCTGAAGTCCCCAAGGGCATTTTCCAGCTCTCCTGACACAGGTCCAAGGAGACTGAGTGTGTAGGCAGTGTTCTCTCCACCCAGGCTAAAGAGGAACTGAATAAGCTGAGAGTTTCCTTCCCAGTCTTGCAGCTCAATCGAGAGATTGTACCTTCCCTCCTGGACAACGTGGTATATTTTCTCCAGGCCCAACCAAAAATCACCActaagatctccaaagccattcCTGTAGGCTTCCCAAATCTGGTCGAAGTCCACGGAGCCATCCAGACGCCTCTGGATCACTGTCCAGCCACCTTCAGCAGTCATGTCACAGTAGACTTCGAAAGGCTGAGATCCCAAGGGCTGGATCTGATACACACcactgcttctctcccctgccaggAAGAGCTGCTGGCAGTCCAGCGGGAGCTTCTGTGGCTGTGCAGGTTCCACACTGGCGTTTTGGCTTTGGTTGGTGTGTCTGATGCTTTTCTTCAGGTTTATCCTCCACTTTAGACTTTGAGTTTTGTTGTCCTTAAGATGCAGAGGGATCAAGAGATTGACTTTGCTCTGCAGGCTTTTAATCTGCAGGTTCTGCTTGTCCAGTTTGTACTGCTccctaggggggagggatagctcagtggtttgagcattggcctgctaaacccagggttgtgagttcaatccttgagggggccatttagggatctggggcaaaatcagtacttggttctgctagtgaaggcagggagctggactcgatgacctttcaaggtcccttccagttctaggagatgggatatctctattaataattattattaaatctGCTGTCAAGCACATAATGACTGGAGCATCTAGTCCCTGCTTTTTCCCACCACTTTTACTCTTAGGAAGGAACCAGttggtaacagccctcctgtttTCCTGAGCTGAGGGGCTGCAGTTCTCAGTGTGCAGCTGCACAGGGTGAGGGGGATGGGTATCACCTTAATGCTAAGTGTTATCAAATTGCTTTCTTTACCAGCTGAGCCTATTTTCATCTGGAAGAGTGTGTCTCCTGCAGCACGTACACCAAAAAAATCTCTataattttcttgtttgtttgtgcaCCAGCATCATTGGAAAGATCAGCTCTACTTCTATATAAAGGTTTATTTTACTTATGCGCCTTCTTCAGGTTTTGCAGCAGAAGAGAACAAACTACTGTACTTATTAGATTAATTGACTAATTTCTGTTGCTTCTAATGGCTTTTATTGAGTCAGCTTAACATgcgaaactaaaaaaaaatgtcccGGGTGTTACATCAGCATCAGGCAAACAGAGACTCAGGGCTTTTAGTTTTACTTTTCTCCCATTGTTTCATAGTCAGTACATCATAAAGCTCTCCCTTCCTTCACCCAAACCTTCTGAAAAATGAAACCCATTACTTTGGCAGTAATTAAGAGGAGCCAGTCCTACTCTTTCTATTTCCATGAGTGCTCAGGTTGTGCAAAATGCCAGCATATCATTGTTTCTTAGAATAAACTGTAACCTCAAAATATGGGCATAGCCATTGAATACAattaacattttataaaacaGATCCTAAGTatttactctgaaaccttttcttTTCAGCATTTAACATTCAGCAAAGTAATTTTAAATATGAAGGCTTGGATGGGCTATGAACCATTGGTGCCAACTGCCAAAGGGTTCACAATCAACTCCTGtttcagacctgacaaactcgcTACACCTAATACACTGCTTTCATGttatttatctgtaaagggtAGCATGTGAGGTCACTACTGAAAGCTTTAACATATCGCTACTCATAATCATAACTAGATTGTGTACAAGTGATCTTTAAGGAACAATGTAACTATAATGAAAATTATACCCTTATGGTCTTGGATTGAAAATGAGTCACCAGGGAATAATATGTCTTGGTGATGGCCCATTCAAGAGGGAGAGAGTTGTCACTCCTCTGTGGCTAGCTGATCATGTAATGTATTGCTTAGTTGTCCACCATTGCACCAGCGCAGAAAAGTCAATAGAAAATCATCAGTGACAAACTATAAACATCAAAACCACTTGGCAGTGAAAAGGAACAATATGATAGCGAAGGGATCACCCTGtctgtgaataaagacaaaagactgatttAATATGTCACAGGATAGAAAAACCGCTTTGCATCCATTCACTGAGGGAGGTACCTTGATGAGTGGGGGTGCTTCATGAAAGACTGGGTCCTAGCTCCTTGGGACTAGCAAGTGCTgcaaaagactgaactggggggggggggggtgagaatctactttattagataggaaaggtgaCTATTAAAAAGTATAGGCCCtagtttgcattttattttttttgtaggtagccatttgtttccatcactcacaCTTGTTTCAATTTGaatctgttttttcttaaatagATATCCTTTTCTTTTACTATAATTGAACTCAAGTGCTGGGTGTGATACAGGAGTGGTGAGCTAAGGTACAACTGGTAAAGTCGGGTATGCTGCTTTTGGGAATGGAgcatctgggatttctgtgagtatcCAGTGATCAGGGGCTGGACACCACGGGGAAATACTTTGAAGGGACTCATCTGTTGTCAGTCTTCAGGGCAAAGGCATGGCTGGTATGGCCCACAGACGAGGTCTTGAATGGCTGACAGGCTGTTTGTGAGAGGGAGCTAACACCCAGCAAACAGGCTCAGAGTGAGGGCAGGTGGCAACTAGGTAACTCACAGCCTTGAGTGTCCTGAGAAGCTCACAGTAGTCACATCTGGTTGCTGTGTGTATGGAATGGGAAATAGATTGTAATAAAAATGTTGTATTTATCTTTCAAGAAAAGCATTAGCTTGACCATCCTCACTAGGAAGCATAATCTCTACCTCTAAAGGGCAAGATGCTCCAGTCTTCAGCAATAGGCAATGtatgatttttccccagatgaaCAAGATTGCCACACAAAGGTTACTGTATACGGTGGGGGTTTTGGATACCGAGTCCACAGATACATTATTTGCATATTTCTCTGGAATATCAATCTTAATGTTTGTCCTTGTGGACAGTCCCATCACAAATGCATAAAGGAAATATTGCTTCCATGTAACTTTTAGGATATGGCATAGGTTAGTTGGTATTATGATGGACAATTTGGCAGTGATATATAATCTAATGTTAGAGTAAACTTAATATGTATTGCcttcactatttaaaaaacaggAACATTTATGCACATATTGACATGTCCTTCATTTCATCCTCTTATAGAGGTATCTCCAAGTCCCATTCCCAGAACATGAGGTAACAACCACTTTTAGAAAATAAAGATCCCTTAGGATTTCATAAATATGAGATGTGCTCCTTTGCTGAGCATTCATATGCTATGCACAACCCTGTTCTGATCTGCTAAAAAGAGACTTTTACTCTAGGTCATTGGTTCCCCAGCTGTTCCCTGTGGATAACTGATGGGCCACAAAGCACTTCCTGTCGGTCATTGGAGGGGTGACTGGTGACATGGTGCAGCTCTCTCTCTTATTTCCAGGTTCATCAGGACTACTCAaatgaataaggactgcagggttGGGCCCTTTCTGCCGGCTTTCAGTACATAGCCCCCTGTCGCAGCAC is part of the Chrysemys picta bellii isolate R12L10 chromosome 2, ASM1138683v2, whole genome shotgun sequence genome and harbors:
- the LOC135981192 gene encoding angiopoietin-related protein 4-like; its protein translation is MTNANDENEKFYNDLGKLIMSTLVSDKLTIMGDFNARVGSNVLDLIVLTPVLWCQTCEQKGHFGEQYKLDKQNLQIKSLQSKVNLLIPLHLKDNKTQSLKWRINLKKSIRHTNQSQNASVEPAQPQKLPLDCQQLFLAGERSSGVYQIQPLGSQPFEVYCDMTAEGGWTVIQRRLDGSVDFDQIWEAYRNGFGDLSGDFWLGLEKIYHVVQEGRYNLSIELQDWEGNSQLIQFLFSLGGENTAYTLSLLGPVSGELENALGDFRQLPFSTRDQDNDFKADTNCAKHLSGGWWFSTCGHGNLNGKYFRSIPRQKHERKQGIFWKTWKGRYYPLKSTTLKI